The window CGTTTACCCAGGTATTTTCCGGTTGCTTTTTTAAGTGCACGTTACCGCTGTCCCACCGGCCGTTTTTATTTTCATCATAAATTACCCTAACGAAGTACTTGCCGGTTAAAATAGTTTTATAAACTACCGGGCCGTTTCGCCTGATGGGGGTTGTTTCCAACACTACCTTTTGGTCATTCAGCAGCTCAACAACGTAAGCTTTTGAGGTATCGGGCAAAGTAACCTTCAAGGTAAGTGAGCTATAGTTTTCGGGCTTATCAGGCTGGAATTTTTTTGAAGTAAATTTATTTTTATCACCGTATATATCCGTGAATGCGCCGGGATTAAAAATAAGCTCATATTTGGCGTTTTGCCGCCAACGGTATTTAAGTGTTAAACTTTTAACATTGCCGGTATCTTTTTGCAAAGTATAATCGGATGAGCCCAGGCCAATTGAATCCTCCTTTAGTGTGATCTGCGCATTGTCAATAACATCTACGGGCAGGTTGCTGGTAATTTTAAGATCGTTACCCGGCTTTAGCTTATCGTTTGATACATTGTATTTAAAATTGAATACCCTGGTGAAGGTTTCTTTTTTCTGTTTTAGCAGATACGTGGTATCAACCGGTTTATTGTTGTCATAAACAGCTACCCGGATAGAATCGAAGTTCATGTATTTTACAAACACCGATGCGGTATCCTTGGTCTTGCTAAACTCAACATATTTTTGGTTATTGATATCTGCGGGGTAAATTATTTTTAGCGATGGGTTTTGCAAAGCCTTATTAAAAACAAATAACATTTTGCCATCAACGTCAAATCGTTTTTCCGAGAATCTGAATTTTTCGGGGAATTGCTTAAACAGGTTTAGTTTTATATTTGCCGTATCAGATTTAAGGTTGATGGGTTTCTTTAAAAAAGCGATGAGTTCATTATCGTTATTAAAAATTTTATCGGGGCTTGCTTCTTTTAACGCGTAGATGCGGTACTGGTCTTCATGTAAATTATTCAAACTAAAATTTCCCGATGAATCTGTAGTGGTAAAAATAGATGGCTTTTTTTTGCCAAACAGGAGGGAGTCTTGTTTTAGCGGGAAAAGCATTACGGTTACGTCTTTTTCTTTTTCCTGGGTCAGGGTGTTATTTACATTTCCAGAAATACTGAGTGAATCGATATGCGGACCGGTTGAAAAAACGTAAGTGAAATTTTTCATCACGTTACTTTCGTTTACATCCTGAATGCCTTTTCCAAAATTGATAACGTAGGTTGTATTTTTTTTAAGGGTGTCTTTAAAAACTATGCGCAGGTGTTTTTTATTGGCGGTGTACTCCGGTTGTTTTTCCATGGTAGGGCTCATGGTAATTTCGGTGTACTGGTTGGCCAGTTTTATAAACTCGTCAAATTCCAGGTTAATTTCTTTGGCGGCAAAATTACGGGTCTTGTTGGCCGGCAAGGCCTTCACCAAAACCGGCGGTGTTACATCCCTGGGGCCTCCCTGCGGTTGTTGCTGGGCTGCGCAGCCAAAAATGACCAAAGCGACAAAAATATAGAAGAAAAAATTGTAAAAATTAGCCGATTTTTGATTTAACATGGTTTTTAGGCGATATAAGCGATTTTTATATTTTTACGAATCCTACTATTAGAAATCTAAAATAATTGATTTAAAAAGACTTTTTGTAAATTATTAATTATCAGTTAGTTATAAGCTACCGGGATACATGAACCATTAAAACCGAAATATCTGACGGCGAGACGCCCGAAATTCGAGATGCCTGGCCTAAAGTGCGTGGTTTTATCTTCATCAATTTTTCGCGGGCTTCTTTTGATAACGAAACTAAAGTGTGATAATCGAAATTTGGATTGATCTCGCGGTCTTCCATTTTTTTCATCCGGTCAACAATTTCCATTTCTTTTATAAAGTAACTCTCATATTTGATTTTTATTTCAGCCTGCTCAATTGTTTCTTTGTCATAGGCCGATAATAATTCTTGCAACCCAGTGTCGGCTTTTTTAAGATCATTGAAACCAACCTGTGGGCGGCTTAACAGATTGAAAAGTTTGGCACCCTGGTTAATGGCCGATGTACCCAGCTCATTCAGCAAACCATTTACTGCCGATGGGTCAATGGATTTGGTGCGGGTGTAGGCAACAATAT is drawn from Mucilaginibacter ginsenosidivorax and contains these coding sequences:
- a CDS encoding Ig-like domain-containing protein, translated to MLNQKSANFYNFFFYIFVALVIFGCAAQQQPQGGPRDVTPPVLVKALPANKTRNFAAKEINLEFDEFIKLANQYTEITMSPTMEKQPEYTANKKHLRIVFKDTLKKNTTYVINFGKGIQDVNESNVMKNFTYVFSTGPHIDSLSISGNVNNTLTQEKEKDVTVMLFPLKQDSLLFGKKKPSIFTTTDSSGNFSLNNLHEDQYRIYALKEASPDKIFNNDNELIAFLKKPINLKSDTANIKLNLFKQFPEKFRFSEKRFDVDGKMLFVFNKALQNPSLKIIYPADINNQKYVEFSKTKDTASVFVKYMNFDSIRVAVYDNNKPVDTTYLLKQKKETFTRVFNFKYNVSNDKLKPGNDLKITSNLPVDVIDNAQITLKEDSIGLGSSDYTLQKDTGNVKSLTLKYRWRQNAKYELIFNPGAFTDIYGDKNKFTSKKFQPDKPENYSSLTLKVTLPDTSKAYVVELLNDQKVVLETTPIRRNGPVVYKTILTGKYFVRVIYDENKNGRWDSGNVHLKKQPENTWVNEKEITLRPNWEAEEPIVVPREPLTP